A single genomic interval of Spinacia oleracea cultivar Varoflay chromosome 6, BTI_SOV_V1, whole genome shotgun sequence harbors:
- the LOC110803600 gene encoding copper transporter 6, giving the protein MDHGMNGHGMGGMTMAPPPSSNSSSMMGMGHKKMMMHMTFYWGKNAEILFHGWPGTHTFMYIISLVLVFLTAFCIEALSRSRLVKEGRNAVVSGLLLTVLHTLRMGLAYLVMLAVMSFNGGVFIAAVAGHALGFMVFATRIFRKGTEDSDPPAYRKTSDLPPMSC; this is encoded by the coding sequence ATGGATCATGGTATGAATGGGCATGGCATGGGGGGCATGACGATGGCACCACCCCCATCATCAAATTCATCATCGATGATGGGCATGGGTCATAAGAAGATGATGATGCACATGACATTCTACTGGGGGAAGAACGCAGAGATCCTATTCCATGGGTGGCCTGGGACCCACACATTCATGTATATAATCTCTCTCGTCCTTGTTTTTCTAACGGCTTTTTGCATTGAAGCGCTATCGCGTTCTCGCTTGGTTAAGGAAGGACGGAACGCTGTCGTTTCGGGTTTATTGCTTACCGTATTACACACCTTACGTATGGGGCTTGCTTATCTTGTTATGCTTGCTGTTATGTCCTTCAATGGCGGTGTTTTTATCGCTGCCGTTGCGGGTCATGCTCTCGGGTTTATGGTATTTGCTACTCGGATTTTCCGGAAAGGTACGGAGGATTCGGATCCTCCTGCGTACCGGAAAACTTCGGATCTTCCCCCCATGAGTTGTTGA
- the LOC130463429 gene encoding uncharacterized protein, with translation MEPQDLTEHAKVELELRTVESRFCYSTPCGGGEYEVREGHVKFPVRIDSRTCGCGVWQVSGIPCKHGLRVIYNQRLDPLDFVSHFFKGAAYKLAYAEHMQPMPDPTQWPEFNLPTINPPGIKRTAGRPPKQRKRGAMEAKKRKRHTSVKCSKCKEMGHNARTCKSGTGSSKAPPKQRVSTRKRKTGDDGASTSKAAPKGKKSKQA, from the coding sequence ATGGAGCCTCAAGACTTAACTGAGCATGCCAAAGTTGAACTGGAGTTGAGAACAGTTGAATCCAGGTTTTGCTACTCTACTCCATGTGGTGGTGGGGAGTATGAGGTGAGGGAAGGCCATGTGAAATTCCCAGTCAGGATTGACAGCAGAACCTGTGGGTGTGGAGTTTGGCAGGTGTCTGGTATTCCCTGCAAACATGGTTTGAGGGTCATTTACAACCAGAGACTAGACCCTCTGGACTTTGTGTCCCATTTCTTCAAGGGTGCTGCTTATAAGCTGGCATATGCAGAACATATGCAGCCTATGCCTGACCCTACTCAGTGGCCTGAGTTCAACCTGCCCACTATTAACCCTCCTGGAATTAAGAGGACTGCTGGAAGACCCCCTAAACAAAGAAAGAGGGGTGCCATGGAAGCTAAGAAGAGGAAGAGGCACACTTCAGTAAAGTGTAGCAAATGCAAGGAGATGGGCCACAATGCAAGGACTTGCAAGTCTGGCACTGGCAGTTCCAAGGCACCACCAAAACAGAGGGTTTCAACAAGGAAGAGGAAAACTGGTGATGATGGAGCAAGCACATCCAAGGCAGCACCAAAAGGGAAGAAATCAAAGCAAGCATGA
- the LOC110803601 gene encoding universal stress protein PHOS34, which yields MAEEGRKLGVSMDFSKGSKAALKWAVDGLLRKGDTLVIIHVKHPQALESRNLIWSDTGSPLIPLSEFCDPEVMHSYGVEREPDVFDLLDVISKQLQVNVVWKIYWGDARERVCEAAGSLHLDTLIMGSRGLGSIKRVLLGSVTSYVLEHATCPVTVVKDRSHEC from the exons ATGGCAGAAGAAGGAAGGAAATTAGGAGTGTCTATGGATTTCTCAAAGGGAAGCAAAGCAGCATTAAAATGGGCAGTTGATGGTCTACTTAGAAAGGGTGACACCCTTGTTATCATTCATGTTAAGCACCCTCAAGCTTTAGAGTCTCGCAACCTTATTTGGTCCGATACTGGCTCAC CTTTGATTCCTCTTTCTGAATTTTGTGATCCGGAGGTGATGCATAGCTATGGAGTTGAGCGTGAGCCTGATGTTTTTGACTTGCTTGATGTCATATCCAAACAACTTcag GTAAATGTGGTTTGGAAAATCTACTGGGGAGATGcaagggaaagagtttgtgaaGCAGCTGGAAGCTTGCATCTCGATACTTTGATCATGGGAAGCAGGGGACTAGGTTCTATCAAAAG GGTACTGCTAGGGAGCGTGACGAGCTACGTGCTAGAGCATGCAACCTGCCCTGTCACAGTTGTCAAGGACCGCAGCCATGAATGCTGA
- the LOC130463909 gene encoding glutathione S-transferase U7-like, whose translation MGEEVKVEVVKLFGVWSSPYSRRIELALKVKDIPFEYVEEDLSNKSTLLLRYNPVHKMIPILVHNGNPIVESLIILEYIDEIWKDHPLLPRDPYERAQTRFWARFIDDKVLASVWRSFLCKDEEREKTKEEACVLLRTLESQLKGKIFFAGDKVGYLDIVANVVAFWIERVQEVVGIKIISEDKFPILCRWIERFYDVSIARECLPPKDKHLVYIKHRYEVARTWNK comes from the exons ATGGGAGAAGAGGTGAAAGTGGAAGTAGTGAAATTGTTTGGTGTATGGTCAAGCCCTTATAGCCGTAGGATAGAATTAGCCCTTAAAGTGAAGGACATACCCTTTGAATATGTGGAAGAAGACCTTTCTAACAAGAGTACCTTACTTCTTAGGTACAACCCTGTCCACAAAATGATACCAATTTTGGTTCATAATGGAAATCCAATCGTTGAATCCCTAATCATTCTCGAGTACATTGATGAAATTTGGAAAGACCATCCTCTTTTACCACGAGATCCCTATGAAAGAGCCCAAACTAGATTTTGGGCTCGATTCATTGATGATAAG GTGTTGGCAAGTGTATGGAGGAGTTTCCTTTGCAAAGATGAAGAAAGAGAGAAGACGAAAGAGGAAGCTTGTGTGCTACTAAGAACACTTGAAAGTCAACTTAAGGGGAAAATCTTTTTCGCAGGAGATAAAGTTGGATACTTGGATATAGTAGCAAATGTTGTTGCATTTTGGATTGAAAGGGTACAAGAAGTTGTTGGCATAAAGATTATTAGTGAAGACAAATTCCCCATTTTGTGTAGGTGGATTGAGAGATTTTATGATGTTTCTATTGCTAGGGAATGTTTACCTCCAAAAGATAAGCATCTTGTGTACATTAAACATCGTTATGAAGTAGCACGTACTTGGAACAAATAA